The Gossypium hirsutum isolate 1008001.06 chromosome D06, Gossypium_hirsutum_v2.1, whole genome shotgun sequence genome contains the following window.
TTCACTTCATATTAATCTCAATGGTATTTTGGTACGTTCATATTTTAATCTGGTCTAATATTTTTCCCCCACTTGGCTATTTTGTTTTGAGAGGGCTGAAATTTGGACAGTTGGGAAATCCTGAAACATATGACGCTGAGGATTGGAGAGGTATGGTGGATTATGCATGGAGCCATGCAGTGGTATCTGATGAAACTCACAAAACCATCACTGAAACCTGTGATTTTAAGAGCAATGATACATGGAGCAATGAAGATTGTAGTGAAGCTGTTGATGAAGTGCTCAAACAGTACAAGGAGATTGATATCTTCAGCCTATACACCCCCCTGTGTATTGCTGATACTGCAAGTTCGGATGACAAATCATTACTCCAAGTCATGATGAAGCGAAAATCCAATATGGTGATCACATGAATGTTTCATTTCTATAACTTACATTCCCCTTTATTCAATATTTATGGTGGTTTCATGGATTATTTTTTCCCTTACCAGATGCCAAGGATTTTGGGTGGTTTTGATCCATGCCTTGATGGCTACGCAAATGCTTTCTACAATAAATTGGATGTTCAAAAAGCTCTCCACGTTAGTGATGGTCACCATCTTAGGAACTGGAGTATTTGCAAGTAACGTATAATGTGATGATGATTCTTTAGAACGGGTTTGTGGTTTTGTTAATGTCTAACTGAATATTGACATTGCCTTTGTATAATGCAGTCTAAATATATTTGATGGTTGGGCAGATTCAAAGCCATCAGTACTGCCCATATACCAAAAGCTTATTGCAGGAGGAGTTAGAATTTGGGTTTACAGGTAATGAAACTCCCCATGCTTGTAATAGTTTTGTAGAGCCGACTGTTGATTGTGTGTCTGATGTTAATGGTTTAGTGGAGACACGGATGGAAGAGTTCCTGTTCTGTCCACACGATACAGCATAAGTGCTTTGGGATTGCCCGTCACCAAGTCATGGAGACCATGGTACCATGAGAAACAGGTCAGCGGTTGGTTTCAAGAATACGAAGGACTTACGTTCGCAACATTTAGGGGAGCTGGGCATGCAGTGCCATGCTTCAAACCCAGCAGTTCACTGGCTTTCTTCTCTGCTTTTCTCCAAGGGGAATCCCCGACTTCCTCCCGGTGAAGTCTGTTGGAGGATTTTTAGCTGAAATCAGTAATCAAAATTAGAGAAGAATAACAATAAAAGCAAGGCCTAGGTGTCAACTAAAAGGAACTTGTCAATTTATGAATGGCTATTACTATTGGACTGcaataaaaaaaaaaggcaaatgaAAAAGAATTCCTATTTCTGATGTTTGTGGTACCAGATGTAAGGCATTCCTTTATTTTTGCTTTAATAATTAATAGAGGCTGTCCCTTCTTCTCTTagtattatatcataaaaattaacaATTGCTGTCAAATTCctattttctaacattttcttaaCCAGGCTTTTATTTAATCACGTGATTACCAAATCCaaaatgttaataaataaataaaaacaaattaaagaaaGTCGTAGCAATGGGCTTCGGCCCATGAAATCTGGTAAACCCATGAGCCACATTAATTTTGCTACCAATTGAGTGGGCTCTCAACGAAT
Protein-coding sequences here:
- the LOC107900236 gene encoding serine carboxypeptidase-like 31; translation: MGFGLRVVVYFAFAFVSTISSLHLVIGERHWRWRDDEGSSSLPKHDDLVTNLPGQPPVDFRHYAGFVTVNELNGRALFYWFYEAMSRPDQKPLVLWLNGGPGCSSVGYGATQEIGPFIVDTDGRGIKFNNFSWNQEANMLFLESPIGVGFSYSNTSTDYDNLGDEFTANDAYTFLHKWFMKFPSYRTRTFYIAGESYAGKYVPELAELIYDNNKDPSLHINLNGILLGNPETYDAEDWRGMVDYAWSHAVVSDETHKTITETCDFKSNDTWSNEDCSEAVDEVLKQYKEIDIFSLYTPLCIADTASSDDKSLLQVMMKRKSNMMPRILGGFDPCLDGYANAFYNKLDVQKALHVSDGHHLRNWSICNLNIFDGWADSKPSVLPIYQKLIAGGVRIWVYSGDTDGRVPVLSTRYSISALGLPVTKSWRPWYHEKQVSGWFQEYEGLTFATFRGAGHAVPCFKPSSSLAFFSAFLQGESPTSSR